From Heliomicrobium modesticaldum Ice1, a single genomic window includes:
- a CDS encoding IS1380-like element ISHmo1 family transposase → MTMKKFIIEQSNEELTPVTGLALVGALLRKTSLKLRLDKSTVPTCLTPDISHGTVALSYLGLLCQGKNDFDAIELARGDDFFRYAMGVDIVPSSPTLRQRFEKVVETDLKWNDIIMEESARLIKKAKAPLTPVRVGATDYLTVDVDVTPLDNSGSKKEGVTRTYKGHDGFAPILAYLGQEGYCINVELRPGKDHSQKGTPQFLTKSINYARQCGAEKLLVRMDSGFDSVDNIRVLRAENVDYIIKRNLRQETPEMWRDIALKNGQARIVREGKVEYMGSVMWKVGNMEQRERVVFHVVERTILSNGQQLLLPELEVATYWTSLPVSPEELIHLQRDHGTSEQFHSELKTDLDLERLPSGKFKVNDLVFHFGALAYNLLRIVGQMSLHHPDSPLKRKAHTQRRRIRTVLQNVITIASRLVRHARQVKLRLGAHSPWYATFKDLYLAFS, encoded by the coding sequence ATGACCATGAAGAAGTTCATTATCGAGCAATCGAATGAGGAGCTTACACCGGTAACTGGATTGGCGCTCGTGGGCGCCTTGTTAAGAAAGACTTCGTTGAAATTGCGATTGGATAAGTCCACTGTGCCCACTTGTTTGACACCAGATATAAGCCACGGAACTGTTGCTCTGAGCTACCTGGGCCTTCTCTGTCAGGGAAAGAATGACTTCGATGCGATTGAGCTGGCTCGTGGAGATGACTTTTTTCGATACGCCATGGGCGTCGACATCGTACCCTCCAGTCCCACGTTACGACAACGATTTGAAAAGGTTGTTGAGACGGATTTGAAATGGAACGACATCATTATGGAAGAATCTGCTCGTCTCATCAAAAAAGCAAAAGCTCCCCTGACACCTGTTCGGGTCGGCGCTACGGACTATCTGACGGTAGACGTAGATGTGACGCCATTGGATAATTCCGGTTCCAAAAAAGAGGGGGTGACGCGCACCTACAAAGGTCATGATGGCTTTGCGCCCATACTAGCCTACCTCGGTCAGGAAGGCTACTGCATAAACGTTGAGCTGCGTCCGGGCAAAGATCATAGCCAGAAAGGAACGCCCCAGTTCTTAACAAAGAGCATCAATTACGCACGCCAGTGCGGAGCTGAGAAGCTTCTGGTACGCATGGATTCCGGCTTTGACAGCGTCGATAACATACGTGTCCTCCGCGCAGAGAATGTTGACTACATAATCAAACGCAACCTTCGCCAAGAAACTCCCGAAATGTGGAGGGACATCGCCCTTAAAAATGGGCAGGCCCGAATTGTTCGGGAAGGAAAAGTGGAGTATATGGGCAGTGTAATGTGGAAGGTCGGCAATATGGAACAACGTGAACGGGTGGTTTTCCATGTCGTGGAACGAACCATCTTGTCCAATGGGCAGCAATTGCTGCTTCCAGAGTTAGAAGTGGCCACGTACTGGACGTCGTTACCCGTCTCGCCGGAAGAATTGATCCATTTGCAAAGAGATCACGGAACCAGCGAGCAATTCCATAGCGAGTTAAAAACGGACCTTGATTTGGAACGACTGCCTAGTGGAAAATTTAAGGTCAATGATCTGGTCTTTCATTTCGGTGCGCTTGCCTATAACCTGCTTCGCATCGTTGGTCAAATGAGCTTACACCATCCGGATTCTCCCCTAAAGAGAAAGGCCCATACGCAGCGCCGCCGGATACGCACGGTACTTCAAAATGTGATCACCATTGCGTCTCGATTGGTGAGACATGCCAGACAAGTGAAGCTCCGGCTCGGGGCGCATAGTCCCTGGTACGCAACGTTTAAGGATCTCTATCTTGCTTTTTCGTAA
- a CDS encoding transposase has translation MRRNRYPKELKEQLIQEAMEAGNATQVARRHGIDPKRLYYWIRESQHKGFQEAPAEAKQIAPYVPSAQEFKRLESENIALKKLLGEKTLEIQILQDLIKKKNPSYRKN, from the coding sequence GATACCCAAAAGAACTGAAGGAACAGCTGATCCAAGAAGCCATGGAAGCGGGAAATGCAACACAAGTGGCCCGCCGACATGGGATCGATCCGAAACGGCTGTATTACTGGATTCGAGAATCACAGCACAAGGGCTTCCAAGAAGCACCGGCGGAGGCAAAACAAATTGCTCCGTATGTGCCGTCCGCACAAGAATTTAAGCGATTGGAATCCGAAAACATAGCACTGAAAAAGCTACTCGGCGAAAAGACATTAGAAATCCAAATATTGCAAGATTTAATAAAAAAGAAGAACCCGAGCTATCGGAAAAATTAA